ATGGTCGTGCGCTGCTTCGAGGACGCGAACGTCTCGCACGTCGAGGGACAGCCGGACCCGCTGCGCGACATCGAGATCATCGGGATCGAGATGGCGCTGGCGGATCTCGCCTCGCTGCAGAAGCGCCGCGAGAAGCTGCAGCGCGAGGTGCGCGCGAACCCCAAGGACGCGCCGAAGCTGACGGCGCTCGACCGGCTCGTCGCCGCGCTCGAAGCCGGCACGCCGGCGCGGGCTTTTCGGCCGGACTCCGCGGAGGCGCAGCTCGCGCGCGAGGCGTTTCTGCTGACCGCCAAACCGATGCTGTACGTCGCGAACGTCGACGAAGCGCAGATCGCAAGCCCGGGCCCGATGGCGCAAGCCGTCGTCGAGCACGCGAAGCGCGAGAACAGCCGCGCGATCGCGTTCAACGGGAAGATCGAGTCGGAGTTCGCCGGGATGAGCGACGAGGACGTGGCAATGTTCCGCGGCGACTACGGGATCACGTCGGGCGGACTCGACCGCCTGATCGTCGAGGCGTACGATCTGCTCGGGCTGATGACGTTTCTCACCACCGGCCCGAAAGAGACGCGCGCCTGG
The DNA window shown above is from Candidatus Eremiobacterota bacterium and carries:
- the ychF gene encoding redox-regulated ATPase YchF, with the translated sequence MSCGIVGLPNVGKSTIFNALTRSAQALAANYPFATIEPNVGEVPVPDARLGVLAELSDSEKIVPATMRFVDIAGLVRGASSGQGLGNAFLSHIRETDAVAMVVRCFEDANVSHVEGQPDPLRDIEIIGIEMALADLASLQKRREKLQREVRANPKDAPKLTALDRLVAALEAGTPARAFRPDSAEAQLAREAFLLTAKPMLYVANVDEAQIASPGPMAQAVVEHAKRENSRAIAFNGKIESEFAGMSDEDVAMFRGDYGITSGGLDRLIVEAYDLLGLMTFLTTGPKETRAWTIEKGTKAPQAAGKIHTDIERGFIRAEIVSYEDYVTYKTMDAIRAAGKLRSEGKDYVMQEGDVVEFRFNV